In a single window of the Arthrobacter zhangbolii genome:
- a CDS encoding pilus assembly protein TadG-related protein: MRPGSGSDGGPAGGSEGHESGQVGVLIIGYTLLALLTVTVVMAASSVYIGQKKLLSAADGAAVAAADTFTLGQSDAGDGPAAALDAGAVRAAARNYLQVTGAESRFNDLVVAEDTGTADGRTARIVLAARVHPPIVNFLVPEGIQITAVSEARARLVQ, encoded by the coding sequence ATGAGGCCGGGCTCCGGGAGCGACGGCGGTCCCGCCGGTGGCAGCGAGGGGCACGAAAGCGGCCAGGTAGGCGTGCTGATCATCGGCTACACCCTGTTGGCCCTGCTCACCGTGACCGTTGTGATGGCGGCATCTTCGGTGTACATCGGACAGAAGAAGCTGCTGTCGGCAGCCGACGGAGCAGCTGTGGCAGCCGCGGATACGTTCACCTTGGGCCAGTCCGACGCCGGGGACGGCCCGGCGGCGGCACTGGACGCAGGCGCGGTGCGCGCTGCGGCACGAAACTACCTTCAGGTAACGGGGGCCGAGTCCCGTTTCAATGACCTCGTGGTGGCGGAGGACACCGGTACGGCGGACGGCCGGACGGCCCGAATTGTCCTGGCTGCACGGGTGCACCCGCCGATTGTCAATTTCCTGGTCCCGGAGGGTATTCAAATAACGGCCGTCAGCGAGGCCCGGGCACGGCTGGTTCAGTAA